A part of Deltaproteobacteria bacterium genomic DNA contains:
- a CDS encoding class I SAM-dependent methyltransferase, with amino-acid sequence MLQRTMELAKIVLPNTREQEYEDRRRKRQMEVSLIIENLQRFLQASPSAKNRKLNILEFGSGDGFQIPYLKKIGNVIGSDIYTSDGVKKLPGAQFVECSIAETPFAAEQFDIIFSNHVIPDLDDALAAFREIRRIGKPNCLYAFSVPTALWLLLSLPAQYYNKARGMGRSFATDSKIMKLVRLALPEGRGCHASFIASYRSFTIKGWRRLFHENGFRVVEEKPLLLYGPSEWPVVPTSQSTTRVCSSMLFLLNKSGQ; translated from the coding sequence ATGTTACAGCGCACCATGGAGTTGGCAAAAATTGTTCTACCCAATACGAGAGAGCAGGAGTACGAAGACCGGCGACGCAAACGGCAGATGGAAGTCAGCTTGATCATCGAGAACCTCCAGCGATTTTTACAAGCCTCGCCGAGCGCGAAAAACCGCAAGCTCAATATCTTGGAATTTGGCAGCGGCGACGGTTTCCAGATCCCTTACTTGAAAAAAATCGGCAACGTCATTGGCTCGGATATCTATACCAGCGACGGCGTAAAAAAATTGCCCGGTGCACAGTTCGTTGAGTGTAGCATCGCTGAGACACCGTTCGCGGCCGAACAGTTTGACATTATCTTTTCCAATCACGTCATCCCGGACCTGGACGATGCCTTGGCTGCGTTCCGCGAAATTAGACGGATCGGCAAGCCCAACTGTTTGTACGCTTTTTCGGTGCCGACCGCGCTTTGGCTGCTGCTCTCGCTGCCGGCGCAGTATTACAACAAGGCCCGAGGCATGGGACGCAGCTTCGCGACCGATTCGAAAATCATGAAACTGGTCCGGTTAGCGCTGCCCGAGGGGCGGGGCTGCCACGCGAGCTTCATCGCGAGCTACCGCAGTTTTACAATCAAAGGCTGGCGCCGTTTGTTTCACGAGAACGGCTTTCGGGTGGTCGAAGAAAAGCCGCTGCTGCTCTACGGCCCGTCCGAATGGCCTGTTGTGCCAACGTCACAGAGCACAACGAGGGTCTGTTCCAGCATGTTATTTCTACTGAACAAGAGTGGGCAGTAA